The Aquicella siphonis genome contains the following window.
TCGTGCTGCTGCATGGTCATCAGGGGCCGGGAGCCGCAGGACAGGTGATCAAGGCATTTGGCGAAGTTGTCATTGGCGGAAGTTTTGTAGTGGGCATGATTGTTTTTGCCATTTTGATGATTATCAATTTTGTTGTTGTCACAAAAGGTGCCGGTCGCGTTTCTGAGGTCAGTGCGCGTTTTACGCTGGATGCCATGCCTGGCAAGCAAATGGCGATAGACGCGGATTTGAACGCAGGGGTCATCAATCAGGAAGAGGCAAAAAAGCGCCGCTTGGAAGTAACCCAGGAAGCGGATTTTTATGGAGCCATGGATGGTGCGAGTAAATTTGTGCGTGGAGACGCTATCGCAGGATTGCTGATTCTATTTATCAACCTGATAGGAGGCATCATCATTGGAGTGTTTCAATACCATTTACCTCTCAGTCTGGCAGTGAAAAATTTTTCCCTGTTAACGATAGGTGATGGTCTTGTCGCGCAAATCCCTTCATTATTAATGTCCATATCGGCAGCGATCATGGTAACCAGGGTTAATAATGAGCAAGACATCAGCCAACAAACGCTTTCACAATTATTCAGTGATCCTAAACCGCTAATGGTGACTTCCTCTGTTTTACTGATTCTCGCCATGATTCCCAGCATGCCGCATTTTCCATTCATCGTTCTTGCTCTTCTTTCTGGCGCTGCCGCCTATTTGGTGTCTGTGCGCAAGAATACTCTCAAGGCAAATCCAAAAGGCACGGCGCATAACATTAAGCCAAACGAAGTCTTGCGTAAACATGAGAATACCGAGCTGGATTGGGATGAGGTAGTCTCGTCAGACCGTATCGCCCTGGAAATCGGTTATGGGTTGATCAGTCTGGTCGGCGTCAATAAGGATGGTGTGCTGGTAAACCGCATCAAGGCAATTCGTAAAAAACTGTCGCATGAACTCGGCTTTTTAATTCCCACGGTCCACATCAAAGATAATCTGAATCTGTCCGCAAATCACTATCGCATGTACCTGAAAAACGTTGTTATCGCGGAAGCTGAAATTCATCCGGACATGAATCTCGCGATCAATCCGGGTCATATCAAACATATCTTGTCAGGCATTTTATGCAAGGATCCCACCTTTGGCTTGGATGCCTGCTGGATAGCTGCTAATCAGCGTGATTATGCGCATGGTCTCGGATATACGGTCGTCGATGCCAGTACAGTTGTTGCAACCCATTTAAATCATATCATTCGTACGAACGCCTGCCATTTGATCGGATATGATGAAGTGCAGCAACTTTTAAACAAGCTGGCGTCCACAACGCCGAAACTGGTTGAAACCTTAACATCAGGCCCACAGGCTGTGCCATTAAGTATCATCGTGACGGTTTTGCAACGGTTGCTTCAATCAGATATTCCTATAATAGATATGCGAACAATTGCCGAAAAAATGATTGATAGCTGGTCAAAATCCAAGGATATAGATCATCTTATCGAATCTGTTCGAATCGCATTGAAGCATTTAATCATCTATAGCATTTGCAGCAACAAAAGAGAGGTTCCTGTCGCAGTGCTGGATAACGACCTGGCACAAATCTTGCATAAGTCTATACAACAGAATACGGATGCGGGGGAAAGAGTAGTGATATTGGAGCCGACACTGACAGAGAGAATTTACTCACGGCTGCTTGAGTACGTTCAGAAATGCGAGGTGGATT
Protein-coding sequences here:
- the flhA gene encoding flagellar biosynthesis protein FlhA yields the protein MHSLGNFRKFNFGILILIISMLAMTILPLPPFLLDLLFSFNITLSLVILMVCVYVSRPLEFSIFPTILLVTTLLRLTLNIASTRVVLLHGHQGPGAAGQVIKAFGEVVIGGSFVVGMIVFAILMIINFVVVTKGAGRVSEVSARFTLDAMPGKQMAIDADLNAGVINQEEAKKRRLEVTQEADFYGAMDGASKFVRGDAIAGLLILFINLIGGIIIGVFQYHLPLSLAVKNFSLLTIGDGLVAQIPSLLMSISAAIMVTRVNNEQDISQQTLSQLFSDPKPLMVTSSVLLILAMIPSMPHFPFIVLALLSGAAAYLVSVRKNTLKANPKGTAHNIKPNEVLRKHENTELDWDEVVSSDRIALEIGYGLISLVGVNKDGVLVNRIKAIRKKLSHELGFLIPTVHIKDNLNLSANHYRMYLKNVVIAEAEIHPDMNLAINPGHIKHILSGILCKDPTFGLDACWIAANQRDYAHGLGYTVVDASTVVATHLNHIIRTNACHLIGYDEVQQLLNKLASTTPKLVETLTSGPQAVPLSIIVTVLQRLLQSDIPIIDMRTIAEKMIDSWSKSKDIDHLIESVRIALKHLIIYSICSNKREVPVAVLDNDLAQILHKSIQQNTDAGERVVILEPTLTERIYSRLLEYVQKCEVDSMPAIMLVTSELRGLLEKLFKPGIPSIHFLSHNEIPEDRHLNIVAKIG